The following nucleotide sequence is from Bradyrhizobium roseum.
ATGGGGCGCGGCGCGGAAGAAGAATTTCAGGCCGCGGGTATGCAGGCTCGGCGACGAGTTGTCGGCCGACAGGAACGGGATCTGATAGCGCTCGCAGGTCTGGCTGACCGTGACGGCGACTGAACTCTGATAGGTGCCGACGATCGCGCAGACCTTCTCTTGCGTGATCAGGCGCTCGGCTTCGGCGCGACCCTTCTGGGGGTCGCCCTGGTGGTCGGCATAGATAAGACGGATCTTGGCCCCGCCGAGGCCCGACAGGCCTTCGCCCTTCGCCATCGGCAGGTCGAACTCGTGGTTCTTGTTGATGACGTCGAGCGCCGCCTCGTACGCCTTCTGCGCATCGACGCCCTGCTGGGCGCTGGCGCCGGAGAGTGGATAGAGGACCCCGATCACCACTTCGGAAGTTTGTGCGCGGCTTGCGATCGGCGCGAGCGCGGCGACGGCGGTGGCTCCAAGCAACACATTGCGGCGCGTGATGGTCATTACATCATCCCCTATGGTGAGACTTATTGATGAAACGGTTGGCGGTTACGGTAGAGCGCAAATGATCAGCATGAACTGCATCAAAGCACGGCAAGTTGCTTGTTCATGAGGTCGGTCACCAGCATCAGCCCGGGCGCGTGCGTAATGGCAAACGGGACCCTGGCGGCCGCGATCACCGATTGCGGTGTGACGCCACACGCCCAGAACACCGGAATTTCGTCGGCGCCCACCGGCACCGCATCACCGTAATCAGGCTTGTCGATGTCGGCGATGCCGATCGACCTGGGATGGCCGAGGTGAACCGGCGCGCCGTGCACCGAGGGAAAGCGCGAGGTGATCTGCACGGCGCGTATCGCGTCTGCCGGCTTGAACGGCCGCATCGACACCACCATCGGCCCCGCGAACGGTCCTGCGGAGCCGCAGGCGATATTGGTGCGGTACATCGGCACGCGCAGCTTGCGCTCGATGTGGCGGATCGGCAGACCCTCTGCCAGCAGCGCTTCCTCAAAGGAATACGAACAGCCGAGCACGAAGGCGACGAGATCGTCGCGCCAGTGCGCCAGGACATCGGTCGGCTCCTCCACCACTTCGCCGTCGCGCCAGACGCGATAGCGCGGCAGGTCGGTGCGGATGTCGAGATCGATGCCGAGCGCAGGGATTCTTGGGTCGCCGACATCTGACATGCCGATGATCGGGCACGGTTTTGGATTGAGCTGGCAGAACCGGTGAAACGCCCCCGCGAGCGTCTCGGGCAGGATCACGAGGTTGCCCTGGACGAAACCGTTGGCGACGCCGGCGGTGGTATCAGCCATGCCGCTGCGGCAGGCGTGCCGTGCCGCCACGCTAGGCGATAAATCCGCCGCATCGTGGCTGGGTTGCTCCGTCCTCGCCAAGCCGGTCATCGTTGTCCCCGCTTCCAATCCTGTCGACATCCACTCCCGCATATGGCTATGATAATGTCTAATCGTCTTTTCTAATCGTCTTCGATAATTCAGATTTATCAATCTGCAGGCTGAGGGTGCATGACTGATTTCAAGGCAATTGAGACCTTCATGTGGGTGGTGACGCTCGGCAGCTTCCGCGGCGCCGCCCAGAAGCTCAACACCACCCAGCCCGCGATCTCGCAGCGGATCGCCGGGCTCGAACGCGAGGTGGGCGTCAAGCTCCTGCAGCGCGACCG
It contains:
- a CDS encoding putative hydro-lyase is translated as MTGLARTEQPSHDAADLSPSVAARHACRSGMADTTAGVANGFVQGNLVILPETLAGAFHRFCQLNPKPCPIIGMSDVGDPRIPALGIDLDIRTDLPRYRVWRDGEVVEEPTDVLAHWRDDLVAFVLGCSYSFEEALLAEGLPIRHIERKLRVPMYRTNIACGSAGPFAGPMVVSMRPFKPADAIRAVQITSRFPSVHGAPVHLGHPRSIGIADIDKPDYGDAVPVGADEIPVFWACGVTPQSVIAAARVPFAITHAPGLMLVTDLMNKQLAVL